GTGTAGATAATGTATTGCGATAACTGGCAGCGGCCACCAGTCCCCATTGCTGGCCGGCATTACCGCGCAGCACATGACCAAATGATGCCTGAAAGTTGGGAGATACCGGTGCTTTAAATTTTGTTACCGCCCAGTTGTTGTTAAACAAAGCCGCGTTTTTCCCTTCTTTATTATAATAATCAACCGCATCAAATCTGTCCTTCCAGTCCAGTGTGCCAAACAGATAACGGTGTTTCGCCGCACTGCCACGATACTCGCTGCCACTCAATGGCAGGGACAAAAAATCCTTTCCTGTTGTCTTATCATTATAACTGCCGCCAACAGACAGGTTCAGAAAATTTTCAGCAGGAATGTCCAGTGTATTCACTTCTACCAGGCCACCCCCAAATTCCGCGCTGCGGTCAGGTGTGATGGTCTTTATCACCGTAATATTTTCCACTATATTGGAAGGAATAATATCAAAGCTGAAATTCTTTCTGTTCAGCTCTGTGCTGGGCATGATCTGCCCGTTCAGCACTGCCTGGTTATAACGTTCACTCAGCCCGCGCACCACCACGTATTTATTGTCCATAGTAGCCAGACCGCTCACTCTCTTTAATACCTCACCAATATTTTTATCCGGTGTACGCGCAATTTGTTCTGCACTGATACCATCGGTAATAGCGGCGTTATTCTTTTGCAGCGCATACAGACCTTCGATAGAAGCCTTGCGGTAGTTACCGGTCACGGTCACTTCTTTCAGGCGGGAACCGCTGTTTTTCAGCACTACGTTCAGCGGAATAATGTCTTTTTCTTTTACAGCGATATCTGTCACTTTCCTGGTCTCATAGGAAACAAAGCTGAAGCTAAGGCTGTACGTACCAGGATTCAACACCAGCTCATAACTGCCATCTACAGCCGTGATGGTGCCTTGCCCGCCCTGCGCTGCTACTGTAACGCCCGGCAGCGGTTCATTTTTAGCATCCACCACTTTCCCGCGGATGCGGCCATTGGTCTGTACTGCCGGTGTAACCACACTGCCTTTGCGCAGTGCTATCACATGATTTCCGGTCAGTTCCACGTCCAGTGGCGTATGTTGATCGATATAGCTCAATACTTCTCCCAGCGGCGTACCCGGAAACCGTGCTTCACTAACGGTGCACTGTTGTAGATACTCCGGATCATAAATAAAGGTATAAGGTGTTTGTTGTTGCAACGCTTTCACAACAGCGGCAGCATTGGTTTTGCCCAGCTGCAATTGTACCTTGTCGGTAAGGGACTTGTAAGCCTGTGCTAATATCAGCATAGGCGATAGTGGAACGAAAAAAAACAACAGGATCATCACACGACATGACATACTTTCCCCTGTACAAAATCTGTAGGTAGATTTTTGCATAATGTATTCTTTATTTTAAATGGATGTAGTTAGCTACTTACTCTGTGTTTGGTATGTGGTGTCGTTAATCCGTACGAATGAGATATCATGTACATAACCTAATGTGGATAGTATTTTTTCCAAAGACATATCCCGGCTGAATTCACCTGAAATTTTCTTTTTGCCCAACGACGGATCGTCCAGAACAATCCTGCATCCATAGCGCTGTTGTAACCGGGCCAATGCATCTGCCAGTTGGGTGTGGTTAAAATAAATTTTCCCTTTTTTCCAGTCCAGCACATCGCTCTTCTCGAAGTTTGTCAGCTGGGGCTGTCTGCCATCTGTATAGTTCAACATCTGACCGGGCAACAATACTTCGTTGAATGCATCTGGTTTGCTCACTGCCACCTTCCCTTCCAACAGGCTGATCTGAATACTGCCATCGGCCATATTGGAAGTGGCAATGTTAAATACCGTACCAAGTACAGTGGTGGTCAGGCGGCCGGTATGCACCAGAAAAGGCCGCTGCTCGTCTTGGGTTACCTTGAAATAAGCTTCACCATGCAGCCATAACTCCCTCGATTCCTTGTTATACCTGTTCTGATAAATGATAGACGAATGTGTATTGAGCCAGACTTCACTGCCATCCTCCATGGTGAACAATTGTATGTTGTCGCTGGTATTATGCAGGGTGTCCCATTTCACGGCAACAGGGCGCGCGCCGGTACGGTGCTGCCAGAAAAAGGCGATGGAAACAATGATACCGATCACGGCTGCCGCAGCGGCACCATACCAGAACGGGTGTACACGGGGTTTCATCACAACAGGCGCATTGGCTTCCTCCCATTTCCCCATCATAAACTCGTCCAGCAGCATCGTGTCTGCCGAAGCAAGCCAGTTTTCAACTGCGGCTGCTTCCTGTGTTGTGCATTGCCCTTTAAAATACTTGTCCAGTAACTGTTTATCCATAATCCCGGTCCCTGCTCAGGGTATTTACACAGAGAGTACGTCCGGGAAATAAGATGTTCCTAGTCTGTTTTGCAGGTTAACAATTTGGTAATATAAGCACACAAAAAAGCCCGGGACATCGCTGTTCCGGGCCTTTATTTTTATACAGGAAGATGATTGTCTATTGTTTGTTGGCTTTTGCTTTTTGATAGTCTTCAAACGACTGCTTAATAAACAACAGCAGATCATATTCGGAAGCATCATTCAAAAACTGATAGCCGGGACGGTATTTATGCATAAAAGAATCAAGTTCCGGCGACTGCAGCTTGGTCATCTTTGCCACCAGCTCAGGGGAGTAACGGTAATCTATATACTTTTCCTTCTCCCAGTATACCAACTGTTCACGGAACTGTTCCTTCCGCTTGCGTGTTTTGCTGGGCACGAGGTAAGTCAATGCTGTAATCGGATTGGCTGGCAACGTTTTTAACACGTCCATGGCCCCCGGCTTCTTGTAATTGAAATAACGGCCGTATTCCTGCCGCATGGCCAGGGAGTCCTTGGTGTGGTTGATCCCTTTTACGTTCACTCCCTGCAGCTCAAACAGCCGTCTCTGCAAATAAACGTCCTGTGTGGTGGACATTCCCGGTGTTACGATCTGGCGCTGGGCATAGCTCAGCATGGAGAACTCCAGGGTATCGCCCGGCAAAGCCTCTATATAATAACGTCCACTCTCACTACTGAGAGTACCCGTCATCGTTCTCTTGTTAACGATGGAAACAAATGGCAATCCCGTTTTGGTCTCCTGGTCAGCCACCATACCAGACAATCTTACCTGGGCAGATGTATGCTGTTGGCATATGAAAAAGAAGAAAAACAGTGCTCCGATATATGCTAAAAAACGAATCATTGGACGTACTAATCTGTCAAATTTAACGTTCCACCCGCAAATGAAAAGTTAAAAAAGCGGGCATGCGACAGTGCTCGGCCGCAAAAATATTAATTATCAAGCTTATAAATAGCTTATTTTTACTTCAATTCACCATTATCATGCCACAGAAGATCATTTTTGCGACACAGCACTATCAATATCTGAAAGACCGTATCCTGTCAATGCCAGATGCTCCCTGGGAAAACGGAGAACTCGAAATCCGCGATTTTCCGGACGGAGAACATTATCACCGCATCGTCAGCGAAATCAGCAACAAAGAGGTGGTCCTCATAGGCGGCACCATCGACGATAAGGCAACACTCGAATTGTACGACCTGGCCAGCGGCTGCATACAACTGGGCGCCCACTCCCTGACCATAGTCATCCCTTTCTTCGGATATTCTACCATGGAAAGGGCAGTCAAATATGGTGAAATCGTTAAAGCCAAAACAAGGGCCGTACTTTTCTCTTCCCTTCCCAATACCTCACGGGGCAACCGCGTCATGCTGATAGACCTGCATGTGGACGGTATCACCTGGTATTTTGAAAATGATATCCGCCCCGTTCATCTTTACGCGAAAGACTTTGTAAGGGAAGCCGCCCTGGAACTGGCTGGCGGCCAACCGTTTGTACTGGCCAGCACAGATGCCGGCAGGGCAAAATGGGTGGAGTCGCTGGCCAACGACTTTCACGTGCAGGCAGCATTTGTCTTCAAACGTCGTATATCCGGCGAAGAAACCGCTATCACTGCTATCAGCGCCGATGTGAAAGATAAAATTGTGATCATTTATGATGACATGATCCGCACCGGCGGCTCCCTGCTCCACGCCGCAGAAGCCTACCGCGATGCCGGCGCACGCGATATCTATGTCATTACCACACACGGCATCTTCGCAGGCAACGGATTCCAGAAAATCAAAGACAGTGGCATCATCAAAGGCATCGTCTGTACCGACACACATCCCAACGCACTGCTTATCCAGGATGAGTTTCTCCAGGTCAAATCCGTCGCCCAACTTATCGTGAACGCCATCAACGCCAAAAGCTAAACATCGTAAATCAGCCCTCATACTTATTTTCAGCCTGCCGCTTGGCAGGCTATTTGTTTTACCCCCCAAGAGTGAGGACGACTGTAGCATATGCTCCCTGACCGCATGATAGCTTTGTGTCACACATAACCGAAAAAGACTGAATGCTGGATTTTCGTATAATCGACCACGATAGTTGCAACTATCGGGTTTACAGAAACAACAGCAGTGAACAAGGGGTTCGGAATGCTAACGATGCACGCGCGCAGCATGGCAACGGGATGTTATCGGCAACCGGCTGCGAAATCTGTGGAGAAGAGTTTACAGCAGTGGGCATTCCACACTACGAAATGAGGAAAAACCTGATAAAATCAATTTAAGCCCATTGTAAAAGGGCTTTCGATTGTATTGTTATTTGATATGTATTGTCCAGATAACAATAAGCAGTCTGCAAGAGCTGCACAAAAAATTTGTAACCAAATCAAGCACTATACAATGAGAAGCCATGTACTAGCCTGGTCGGGGCTGTGCTATGCCTTTTTCTGCTATACTCCCAGCAGCGCATACACGAAACCCGAAAGGTATCTCACCGTCCTGCAGCAGCCTGCGGATACTACCGTTCCGGTTGTTATCAAGCCAGCTGCTGCCGACACTGCCGCCAAACCCAGGCAGGATACCACCAAAAAACCCGCGCAGGATTCCGTGAAACCCACACAGGATACCAGTAAACCTGCTCAAGGCACTGCGAAACCCGCACAGGATACTTCGGCACCCAAACAAGATTCCGCAAAACCGAAACAAGATACAGGACTGATCCTTCCGCCCGATGATGCCACCATCAAAAAGGAGATCGGACAGTTCACGCTCAACGGCCTCGTAAAGGACGATAAAGCTACGCCCGTTCCCGGTGCCCTCATCCGTAACAAGACCGCCGGCACTAACGCCCAGTCCGATCCGGATGGTAAATTCGCCATCAAAGCCAAACAAAACGACACCATCACGATAACTTCACCAACGTTCGGAGACCAGACGATCATCGTGGAGAAAAAAGAACCGCTGACCATCACCCTTACCCCTGTAAATGCCAACAAAAAAGTATTGGGAGAAGTGGTAGTTACCGCCCTCGGTATCAAGAAAAACCCACGCTCCGTAGGTTATGCCATGCAGGAAGTAGCCGGCAACGCGGTACAGGAAGCGAAAGAAGTGAACTTCGTCAATGCCCTCACCGGTAAAGTACCCGGCGTACAAATCAATACCAACACCGGCTCCATGGGAGGCTCCTCTAAAATCACCATCCGTGGCGTAAAATCCATCCTCGGCGATAACAACGCCTTCTTCGTGATAGATGGTGTGCCCATGCAGAACAACAGCACCAACGATCCCGGACAGCTCAACGGCGGCGGTGGCTACGACTTCGGCAGCCCCCTCCAGGACATCAACCCGGAAGACATCGAAAACATCTCCGTGCTGAAAGGCGCAGCCGCAACAGCCCTCTACGGAAGCCGCGGCGCTAACGGCGTTATGCTCATCACCACCAAAAAACGCCCGGACGTGGAAAAAGGCATCGGCGTAACCTACAGCCTCAATGCCCAGATCGATCAGGTGTACAAACTGCCTACCTACCAAAACATGTATGGTGGCGGTGCTAGCCCACGCTTCGATACGCTCTATTATAACCAGCACCCGGAAGCTTTCCTTAACGAACAAAGCGCTGCATACGACGATAATAACGGTAAAGGCCGCTATGACCTCATGCCACAGTACTACGAAGATGCCTCCTGGGGCCCGCGCCTGGATGGCCGCCTCGTACGCCACTACTGGTCATGGGACAAAGACAAGGGCAACCCGCTCTTCGGTCAGACCGCTCCATGGGAAGCACATCCCAATAATGTGAAGGATTTCTACCGCACCGGCTTTACGCTCACTAATAATATATCCATGGCCGGTAGTAACGATAAAGGCGGTTTCCGCCTGTCTTACGGTAACATGAACCAGACCTTTGTGCTGCCCAATGCTACCACCAGCCGTAACAACCTGTCCTTCAACGGTAACTACGAAGTCACCAAAGGTGTTAGGGCAGTGGCTTCCATGAACTACGTAGGACTGAAAGCCAAAGGCCGCCCAGGTACCGGTTTTACCGGCCCTAACCCGGCCCTTCAGTTTACCATGTTCGGACAACGCCAGCTCGATATCGAAAAAGAAAAAAACTACCAGTACAGCGACGGATCACAGATCACCTGGAACCGTAAGTCATGGAGCGATCCTGCTGTACAGTTCAGCAACGGCCCCTACTGGAACCGTTATATGGACTATGAAACTGACAGCCGTAACCGCCTCTTCGGTTACGCCGGCGTAGACATCGACGCTACCAAATGGCTGTCCTTCACCGGCCGCGTATTCATGGACGACTATAATACCCTTGAAGAAGAAAGAACAGCTAAAGATTATCTCATAGGCGGCTATATCAAAAGGGTACGCACTTCCCGTGAAATGAACTATCAGGTGACTGCCGATATTAAAAAAGACTTCGGTAAGGAATTCCAGCTGAATGCCACAGTAGGCGGCAATATCATGCACCGCAAGTGGACCACCACCGGCGGTAGCACCCAACAAGGCCTGCTGGTAAAGAACGTATACAACCTGAACAACTCTGTACAACCAGCTAAGATCATCGACGATTTCGCCGAAAAACAGATCAACTCCGTTTTCGCTACCGCCAACCTGGGTTATAAGAACATGCTGTTCCTCGACCTTACCGGCCGCAGCGACTGGAGCTCTACGCTGTTAAGTGGCAACAATCAATACTTCTACCCGTCAGCATCCCTTTCTTTCGTGTTCTCCGATCTGCTGAAAGACTGGAAATGGCTGACCTTCGGTAAGGTAAGAGGAAGCCTCGCTGCCGTAGGTAATGACGCCGATCCATACAGGATCTACGACACCTACGAGTTCCTGCCGCCTTTTGGCAACTATCCGGCTACACAGGCTTCCAATACCAAATACACCAGAGACCTGAAGCCTGAACGCACTACCGAAATAGAAACCGGGGTGGAACTGAAATTCCTCGACAACCGTATAGGCGTTGACTTTACCTACTATCGCCGCCGGACCAAAGATCAGCTGATCTATCTGTCCCTGCCGGCCGCCACCGGTTATACTACGGCATATGCCAACGGTGGTGAAGTGGAAAACAAGGGTATTGAAATTGGCCTTAACCTGAACCCCATCCGCCTGAAAAACGGCTTCCGCTGGGATATCAACGCCAACCTGGCCCGCAACCGCAATAAGTTGCTCAGCATGAACATCGACCAGTACAATACCAACCTTCCTGTGTATCTCATCGGCACCGACCGCCGTACACAGAAAGTTTCTGTAGTGGCCATGGTAGGGCAACCGCTGGGCACGCTCATCGGTACCGACTACACGTACCTGAACGGACAGCGGGTTGTGGATGAAAAAGGCCACTATGTTCCCACCACTACCAGTGTTCCGCTTGGTAACGCCTATCCGGATTATGTAGGCGGTGTCACCAACACCTTCACTTACAAAGGCATCTACCTGTCAGCATTGGTCGACTTCCAGCATGGCGGCAGCTTCTTCTCCTATACTAACCTGTACGGAGAGAAATCCGGCCTGTTACAGACCACCGTGGAAAACAATATCCGCGAAAACGGCATCGTAGTGCCGGGCGTAACTGCAGACGGCCGTCCTAACACGGTTAACATTACCGCCCAGGACCACTTCGCTGCCAACGGCGGTAACGTTATCAGCCGGGCCAATATGTACGATGCCAGCTATATCTACCTGAGAGAAGCTAAAATTGGTTATAACCTGCCGGAATCATGGTACCGGAGAATCGGCGCCCAAAGTGCCCGCCTCTCCCTGTATGGCCGTAACCTGTGGCTGATCAAGTCCAACGCGCCTAACGTCGATCCGGCCAGCATCATCAACTCCTCTTCCAATATACAGGGGATTGAAGGTGGAGCACTGCCTTCGCTGCGCTCCTATGGTTTAAACCTGAATGTATCATTCTAAAATTTGTGAAGATGACCAACAAGATCCTGAAATATAGTTCCGCTTTACTGCTGCTGGCCGCCATGGCGTTCACCGGTTGTAAAAAGCTTGACGATATCAATCACGACCCAACCAAACCCACTACTGCGGAACCGCAGTACTTACTGGCCGGCGCGCAAAAAGCCGCAATGGACGTACTGTACAGCGGTCTGCAGAACGGGTACATTGCCATGCACTACGCCCAGTACTGGTCTGCCAATTCCCGGACAGATGACAGCCGCTACAAACTGGATGAAGGTAACAACTCCACCATGTGGAACAACCTTTATCGTATTTCGCTGAACAACCTGGAAACGATCGTGCGGCAAAACGCCACCCTGCCGGCAACGCCGCAGCTGGCCGTGCAAACAGCCATCGCCCGCGTATCTTCCTGCTGGATATACCAGATACTGGCCGACGCTTATGGCAATGTGCCTTACTCTTCCACTTTCCAGCTAGACGCAGGCAACCTTAAACCGAAGTATGATGATGCCAAAAGCATCTATGGCCATCTTCTTGATACGCTTCAGGCACAGATCGCCGTGTTCGACGCCAATAAAGGCGTCACCGCCACCGGCGATGTAATCTACAACGGCAGCGCCGACAAATGGGCCAAACTGGCACACTCGCTGATGCTCCGTATAGCCATGCGCATGGCCGATGCCGATGGCGCCAAAGCCAAACAGATCATCGAAGCCCACTATCAGCAGGCATTTACCAGCAATGACGATAATGCGCAGTTCGTATACCTGAATGCAGCGCCTAATAAATTCCCGTTCAACGATTCTGAAAGGGAAATACCAGACTTCTTCGTCAGCGCCACCCTGGTGGATTACATGCAGGCAACCGGCGATCCCCGGCTGCCTATTTATGCACGTCCCTCCAAAGATGATAAAACGCTGAAAGGCATGCCATATGGCTGGGCCAGCGCTGATGCCGCCAGGCCTTCCCCGGGTCACTTTTCCTACCCCGGCATACAGATCTACAGCGCTACCATGCCTGGTATCCTGATGAACTACGCCGAAGTGGAATTCATCCTGGCGGAAGCGGCTGCCCGCGGCATGACCGTAGGAGAGGCTTCTACCCACTACACCAACGGTATCAGGGCCTCTGTTGAATACTGGAAAAAACTGACCAACAACACCGGTATCACCGACGCTGTGGTTGATAAGTTTGTAGGAGGAGTACCTTACGATGCGGCCGACTGGCGCAATGTGATCGGTACCCAGAAATGGCTGGCATTGTATCCGCAAGGTTTCCAGGGCTGGTACGAGCGCACAAGGCTCAATTTCAAAAAACCGGGCGGTCAGGCATTTTTTATTGCACCGGTTTCAGGCAGCATGGACCAGTCAGCACCATTCGTGCCTTACCGCCTTACTTACCTGGTCACTGAACAGGCCCAAAACCAGGCTGCTTACACTGAAGCAGCACAGGCCATCGGTGGCGACCAGAAAGGCACCAAACTGTGGTTTAACAAATTCTAACGAAATACTCACTCAACTAAAACAATCAGCCGGCGCCTGCTTTTGCGGGCGCCTTTTTTGTCTCCCGCCACCTGCAACCTGCCATAAATAAAGACACCCTCTCTTAAAATATCAAAATCAGCAAATTCGTAAACGATTCTGCGTTATCTTTAAGCCCCCCTATAATAAGTTTTAAGCGATTTTATGAAGAAAGTACTGTTATTACTGGCCGTAATAGCCCTGTCACGCTATGCTACGGCCCAAGAGACCACGCATGCCTATCAACACTGGTACACTTATTTTGGGAATGTAAAAATCAATCAGCGCTGGTCTGTCCCGTTTGATATACAGGGGCGTATTCGCGACGGTATCAGCAACAAAGGACAGCTATTGATGAGGGGAGGGCTGCAATATGCCATTACGCCACAACATCAGGTATTATTGGGTTATGCCTTTGTGCCCACCTATAACAATGTCAGCAATACCTGGCTGCCGGAGCACCGCCTTTTCGAACAATACATCTATAAAGCGCCGAAAATAGACATGACGCACCGCTTCCGGCTGGAACAGCGCTGGGTGGCCCAGCCAAACAGCCCTGATGCCGCCCACGCTATCGGCGACTGGAAATACGGCAACCGTTTTCGTTATTTCAACCGTACCCAGCTCAATATAAGGCACCAGCAGCAGGCCACACGCTTTTATGTAGCCTTGCAGGACGAAATATTCCTGAATTTATGGGGAAATGACATCAGCAACCTCTTCTTTGACCAGAACCGCTTTCTGGCCGCTTTTGGCTATAAACTCAGCGGTTCCCTCAAAGCCGACATCGGGTATATGAACCAGTTTGTCCAGGGAGGCAATGGCGCGCGAAATATGAACCACATATTGCACTTCGCGGTTTTCCAGCAACTGTAACTATTGATACGATGATTAACAGGATGATAAGTATCTGACGATAGTTTATCAGAAAGATATCGGGTAAGGTTTTAAATGTAGATAGCTGATCATCAACATGTAAAATCTTATCCGATTTTTTTAGAGAGACGTGATAATCAATTACTTATTGAGTGGTTCTACCATCTCCTTAAATCCCTGGTAAGCGTCCTCCGTTTTAAAAGCACTGATGGGAATCAGGAAAAAGGTCTTTTTATCGCGATAGAGAAAGAAAAATTTTTTGGTTTCCACCACTTTGGAGAAGTTGTTCCAGCTGATGGAACGCAGGTGGTC
The Chitinophaga varians genome window above contains:
- a CDS encoding FecR family protein; this translates as MDKQLLDKYFKGQCTTQEAAAVENWLASADTMLLDEFMMGKWEEANAPVVMKPRVHPFWYGAAAAAVIGIIVSIAFFWQHRTGARPVAVKWDTLHNTSDNIQLFTMEDGSEVWLNTHSSIIYQNRYNKESRELWLHGEAYFKVTQDEQRPFLVHTGRLTTTVLGTVFNIATSNMADGSIQISLLEGKVAVSKPDAFNEVLLPGQMLNYTDGRQPQLTNFEKSDVLDWKKGKIYFNHTQLADALARLQQRYGCRIVLDDPSLGKKKISGEFSRDMSLEKILSTLGYVHDISFVRINDTTYQTQSK
- a CDS encoding carboxypeptidase-like regulatory domain-containing protein, which translates into the protein MIRFLAYIGALFFFFFICQQHTSAQVRLSGMVADQETKTGLPFVSIVNKRTMTGTLSSESGRYYIEALPGDTLEFSMLSYAQRQIVTPGMSTTQDVYLQRRLFELQGVNVKGINHTKDSLAMRQEYGRYFNYKKPGAMDVLKTLPANPITALTYLVPSKTRKRKEQFREQLVYWEKEKYIDYRYSPELVAKMTKLQSPELDSFMHKYRPGYQFLNDASEYDLLLFIKQSFEDYQKAKANKQ
- a CDS encoding ribose-phosphate diphosphokinase gives rise to the protein MPQKIIFATQHYQYLKDRILSMPDAPWENGELEIRDFPDGEHYHRIVSEISNKEVVLIGGTIDDKATLELYDLASGCIQLGAHSLTIVIPFFGYSTMERAVKYGEIVKAKTRAVLFSSLPNTSRGNRVMLIDLHVDGITWYFENDIRPVHLYAKDFVREAALELAGGQPFVLASTDAGRAKWVESLANDFHVQAAFVFKRRISGEETAITAISADVKDKIVIIYDDMIRTGGSLLHAAEAYRDAGARDIYVITTHGIFAGNGFQKIKDSGIIKGIVCTDTHPNALLIQDEFLQVKSVAQLIVNAINAKS
- a CDS encoding SusC/RagA family TonB-linked outer membrane protein; translated protein: MRSHVLAWSGLCYAFFCYTPSSAYTKPERYLTVLQQPADTTVPVVIKPAAADTAAKPRQDTTKKPAQDSVKPTQDTSKPAQGTAKPAQDTSAPKQDSAKPKQDTGLILPPDDATIKKEIGQFTLNGLVKDDKATPVPGALIRNKTAGTNAQSDPDGKFAIKAKQNDTITITSPTFGDQTIIVEKKEPLTITLTPVNANKKVLGEVVVTALGIKKNPRSVGYAMQEVAGNAVQEAKEVNFVNALTGKVPGVQINTNTGSMGGSSKITIRGVKSILGDNNAFFVIDGVPMQNNSTNDPGQLNGGGGYDFGSPLQDINPEDIENISVLKGAAATALYGSRGANGVMLITTKKRPDVEKGIGVTYSLNAQIDQVYKLPTYQNMYGGGASPRFDTLYYNQHPEAFLNEQSAAYDDNNGKGRYDLMPQYYEDASWGPRLDGRLVRHYWSWDKDKGNPLFGQTAPWEAHPNNVKDFYRTGFTLTNNISMAGSNDKGGFRLSYGNMNQTFVLPNATTSRNNLSFNGNYEVTKGVRAVASMNYVGLKAKGRPGTGFTGPNPALQFTMFGQRQLDIEKEKNYQYSDGSQITWNRKSWSDPAVQFSNGPYWNRYMDYETDSRNRLFGYAGVDIDATKWLSFTGRVFMDDYNTLEEERTAKDYLIGGYIKRVRTSREMNYQVTADIKKDFGKEFQLNATVGGNIMHRKWTTTGGSTQQGLLVKNVYNLNNSVQPAKIIDDFAEKQINSVFATANLGYKNMLFLDLTGRSDWSSTLLSGNNQYFYPSASLSFVFSDLLKDWKWLTFGKVRGSLAAVGNDADPYRIYDTYEFLPPFGNYPATQASNTKYTRDLKPERTTEIETGVELKFLDNRIGVDFTYYRRRTKDQLIYLSLPAATGYTTAYANGGEVENKGIEIGLNLNPIRLKNGFRWDINANLARNRNKLLSMNIDQYNTNLPVYLIGTDRRTQKVSVVAMVGQPLGTLIGTDYTYLNGQRVVDEKGHYVPTTTSVPLGNAYPDYVGGVTNTFTYKGIYLSALVDFQHGGSFFSYTNLYGEKSGLLQTTVENNIRENGIVVPGVTADGRPNTVNITAQDHFAANGGNVISRANMYDASYIYLREAKIGYNLPESWYRRIGAQSARLSLYGRNLWLIKSNAPNVDPASIINSSSNIQGIEGGALPSLRSYGLNLNVSF
- a CDS encoding SusD/RagB family nutrient-binding outer membrane lipoprotein, with product MTNKILKYSSALLLLAAMAFTGCKKLDDINHDPTKPTTAEPQYLLAGAQKAAMDVLYSGLQNGYIAMHYAQYWSANSRTDDSRYKLDEGNNSTMWNNLYRISLNNLETIVRQNATLPATPQLAVQTAIARVSSCWIYQILADAYGNVPYSSTFQLDAGNLKPKYDDAKSIYGHLLDTLQAQIAVFDANKGVTATGDVIYNGSADKWAKLAHSLMLRIAMRMADADGAKAKQIIEAHYQQAFTSNDDNAQFVYLNAAPNKFPFNDSEREIPDFFVSATLVDYMQATGDPRLPIYARPSKDDKTLKGMPYGWASADAARPSPGHFSYPGIQIYSATMPGILMNYAEVEFILAEAAARGMTVGEASTHYTNGIRASVEYWKKLTNNTGITDAVVDKFVGGVPYDAADWRNVIGTQKWLALYPQGFQGWYERTRLNFKKPGGQAFFIAPVSGSMDQSAPFVPYRLTYLVTEQAQNQAAYTEAAQAIGGDQKGTKLWFNKF
- a CDS encoding DUF2490 domain-containing protein, yielding MKKVLLLLAVIALSRYATAQETTHAYQHWYTYFGNVKINQRWSVPFDIQGRIRDGISNKGQLLMRGGLQYAITPQHQVLLGYAFVPTYNNVSNTWLPEHRLFEQYIYKAPKIDMTHRFRLEQRWVAQPNSPDAAHAIGDWKYGNRFRYFNRTQLNIRHQQQATRFYVALQDEIFLNLWGNDISNLFFDQNRFLAAFGYKLSGSLKADIGYMNQFVQGGNGARNMNHILHFAVFQQL